One part of the Ochotona princeps isolate mOchPri1 chromosome 3, mOchPri1.hap1, whole genome shotgun sequence genome encodes these proteins:
- the RPL22L1 gene encoding ribosomal protein eL22-like isoform X2, translating to MAPQKDKKPKKSTWRFNLDFTHPMEDGIFDSGNFEQFLREKVKVNGKTGNLGNVVHIERFKNKITVVSEKQFSKRYLKYLTKKYLKKNNLRDWLRVVASDKETYELRYFQISQDDDGSESED from the exons ATGGCGCCG CAGAAAGATAAAAAGCCCAAGAAATCAACCTGGAGGTTTAATTTGGACTTCACTCATCCTATGGAAGATGGGATTTTTGATTCTGGAAATTTT GAACAGTTTCTCCGGGAGAAGGTTAAAGTCAATGGCAAAACTGGCAATCTGGGGAATGTTGTTCACATTGAACGCTTCAAGAACAAAATCACAGTAGTTTCTGAGAAACAGTTCTCTAAGAG gtatttgaaatACCTCACCAAGAAATACCTTAAGAAGAACAATCTGCGTGATTGGCTTCGTGTGGTTGCGTCTGACAAGGAGACCTATGAACTTCGTTATTTCCAGATTAGTCAGGATGATGATGGATCCGAGTCTGAGGATTAA
- the RPL22L1 gene encoding ribosomal protein eL22-like isoform X1 codes for MAPKQKDKKPKKSTWRFNLDFTHPMEDGIFDSGNFEQFLREKVKVNGKTGNLGNVVHIERFKNKITVVSEKQFSKRYLKYLTKKYLKKNNLRDWLRVVASDKETYELRYFQISQDDDGSESED; via the exons ATGGCGCCG AAGCAGAAAGATAAAAAGCCCAAGAAATCAACCTGGAGGTTTAATTTGGACTTCACTCATCCTATGGAAGATGGGATTTTTGATTCTGGAAATTTT GAACAGTTTCTCCGGGAGAAGGTTAAAGTCAATGGCAAAACTGGCAATCTGGGGAATGTTGTTCACATTGAACGCTTCAAGAACAAAATCACAGTAGTTTCTGAGAAACAGTTCTCTAAGAG gtatttgaaatACCTCACCAAGAAATACCTTAAGAAGAACAATCTGCGTGATTGGCTTCGTGTGGTTGCGTCTGACAAGGAGACCTATGAACTTCGTTATTTCCAGATTAGTCAGGATGATGATGGATCCGAGTCTGAGGATTAA